One Thermodesulfobacteriota bacterium genomic region harbors:
- a CDS encoding nitroreductase family protein has product MLDIARRDFFEVVGSRRSIRYFKPWKPVEPEKLEAILQAARIASHMGNVNAVQAIVFTDKELKEKLKPVVSTFNVAFIEMAPVILIWFIERDAWYKEIADHLTDLYKWGAVNPSHGWSVEFIQNSAKPRLTSFPTEVVDFMLSCESGMAMAQAQLTAVALGLGVCSFAGVGPKIAEIFGLPDHCRFVWGMAIGYPAEDPLTGGQRKRKPFEQIYFKDKYGVPFKSDPKAVEMLKELKMLQPEASLTPERLQEINMLSRMAGLPERTD; this is encoded by the coding sequence ATGCTCGATATAGCACGGAGAGACTTTTTTGAGGTTGTGGGAAGCAGACGTTCCATAAGGTATTTCAAACCTTGGAAGCCGGTAGAGCCGGAGAAGCTGGAAGCAATCCTTCAAGCGGCTCGCATTGCTTCACACATGGGAAATGTAAATGCGGTACAGGCTATAGTGTTCACCGATAAAGAGTTAAAGGAGAAGCTCAAACCGGTAGTTTCTACCTTTAACGTGGCCTTCATAGAGATGGCTCCGGTTATCCTCATTTGGTTTATCGAGAGAGATGCCTGGTATAAAGAGATTGCCGACCATCTCACTGACCTGTACAAGTGGGGCGCGGTTAATCCGTCCCACGGCTGGAGCGTAGAGTTCATCCAAAACTCAGCCAAACCCCGTCTCACCAGTTTCCCAACCGAGGTAGTAGATTTTATGTTGTCTTGCGAATCTGGTATGGCCATGGCTCAGGCTCAATTGACCGCAGTTGCACTGGGCTTGGGGGTTTGTTCATTTGCCGGAGTTGGACCAAAGATAGCGGAGATCTTCGGCCTTCCCGACCATTGTCGTTTTGTCTGGGGTATGGCAATTGGTTATCCGGCAGAAGACCCATTAACCGGCGGACAGAGAAAGCGTAAACCATTCGAGCAAATCTACTTCAAAGACAAATATGGCGTTCCTTTCAAGAGCGACCCTAAGGCGGTAGAGATGCTGAAGGAATTGAAGATGCTTCAACCCGAGGCTTCGCTGACGCCCGAACGCCTGCAAGAGATTAACATGCTCTCTAGGATGGCCGGTCTCCCGGAGAGAACCGATTAA
- a CDS encoding DUF1059 domain-containing protein has product MARKLLTCKELGNEDCKRKFTGYNEGEVLMKAIQHIMWDHKVEKVTPEMKDNIRSLIKDEPAS; this is encoded by the coding sequence ATGGCCAGAAAGTTATTAACCTGTAAGGAGCTGGGGAACGAGGACTGTAAGAGGAAATTCACCGGCTACAACGAAGGCGAAGTCTTGATGAAGGCTATACAGCACATAATGTGGGATCATAAGGTAGAGAAAGTAACACCGGAGATGAAAGATAATATCCGGTCTTTGATCAAAGACGAGCCGGCGTCTTGA